A stretch of DNA from Danio rerio strain Tuebingen ecotype United States chromosome 10, GRCz12tu, whole genome shotgun sequence:
TGTGGACATCATAATCTTCTTAATGGGCTTATAATTATGAGTCATTGTCATGCAGATATATAGCTCTGCTCTGCTATTATAGCTCATGTGTTTATAGTACTCTGATACAGGAATGTATTGAATAACAATTGccataactaatatatatattgtagtaaCCAATAAAAGCTTACCGGAGAGGAGAGATCTTTTTCTTCAAATTGCTCTGTTATTCCTACTGGCAGatctgaaataaataattaaataaataaattaaatgatcaaTTATTTAAAGAGTCAActattggtggttcatttctctgtggtgaccactgataaataagggaataaaccgaaggaaaatgaatgaatgaatgaatgaatgaatgaatgaatgaatgaatgaaatgtcacTTTGTTTGAATTGTTTGTAATAATGTTTATAGATCATTACAATGTggccatgaacatttcctgcaacTATTTTTTAACTGCAgcaagaggcaatttaatcatatcatgataacttttgaacagctgtcataacattatttatcaatatgtggacatttttggatttttggaAACTATGTTTGAGAGTTTAATAAGGTACAGCATCACAGTCTGGCTTGGCAACTTTTCTGTGCAGCTGAGATCTAAAGTAGTTTGTTTAATTCACACTGGCTGGAAAATTATTGGTGTAACAGAGCAGATGTCACTGCAGATTATGTATGAACAGGACGCATTAAGATGTGCTGAACGAGTTTGAGACGTATCACATGTTCTGCACAAGGAGTATGAGCTTGGGGAAAAGGTTCAAAGTACCATGTTGTAGATTAAATAGATATAAGAATTATTTTTATCCTATGAGCATTAAATAATAGTGGCGGCTTAAACTGAGAGTATCTGtttttgcttttatatatatatatatatatatatatatatatatatatatatatatatggagaggGGCATGTAacttatatttattgaaatacttatttgttgtattgtttttttttcatgtttgtgaTGACTGCAGCTGAGGGCAGgagcccaagacaaatttccctaACTGGGACAGTAAAAATTTTTTTACCTTTACCTTAActtatggaaattaaaaatgtaataataggttaggaccattgttattgtttgcaTGCCTCCATATGGTCTATATAGAGAGATTTAGAATCAGGAAAATGTGAACAGGAAAAtatcaataaacattttaaataatatgagAATATAAAAGCCTAAAAAAGCATATAAAATCTCTCTGAGACgttaaagaaaactgaaaacaatTCATAAAGTAGCCAATAGAGGGCACACAAGTCTAGTGTGAGAAACAGTCTCACTTGCAATCAGACCAAGCGCAGAActaaattcattttcatttcatccTCACAAAACCACtaaatttaaagaaaattaaaaagctgGAATATCTATGGAAACAACACGGAACGGTAAAAGCCGTATTTTGATTTAAAGACAATGTAACGGGGATTATCACTACGCCATGGTCGTTAATAGTAGGCTATTTACTTAAAACTGTTTGCGTTATTTTCAGGCCTGTAACCAGGGGGGTTCGAAAGATCCACCCACCACAGATCCAGAATTTGTCTCATACATTAGCTAATTTGTCCAATTTGGACAGCTatgccatcattcattcattttcttttcagcttaatccctttattaatttggggtcgccacaggggaatgaaccaccaacttattcagcatatgtcattacacagcggatgccctttcagctgcaacccatcactggaaaatatccatacacactcattcacacacactcatacactacagacaattttgccCACCCAATTTACcaataccacatgtttttggacttggaaaccagagcacccggaggaaactcacgtgaacacggggtgaacatgcaaactccacacagaaatgccaactgaccaagccgaggctcgaaccagtgaccttcttgctgtgaggcgaccgagCTACCCATTGCACCTCCGTGACACCCTTCACAGGTAAGTGTAGGTttatatttgtaatgtattttttgcatttattaactCGTTGCAGATTCCCGAACAACTTTTTAAGTAACGTTAGCTATTGCCTTTATTGTTGCATTGTGTTAGTTTAGAAAAATGATTTATACTATAGCATATTTATACACAAGGATACAGTCACTTGCTCTCTTCTTGACCATTCCAATTAAGgcagcatgatattggaaaaaactgacattgacatgctttgttttttctgcaatatatattgcaatatgaataaaatttcacAATAATGCTTAAGCAACTATGTGGAAAGAATACATAGTTTTACATTGGTTGGGATGATTTTGCATGTAAacgcatctgcataaaatattcaaaattatCCAAAATAAggcaaaatacaataaacaaattaaagaaaatcaaatatgcaaccactgatttgatttcattttgatgactatgatgtattgtgtgtgttgtactgtaagtgtatattgtaatatttatatatatttttatattgttaaactTGTAACAACTTTTTGCCCACGTATGGAGGATGAACTCTGCTAAAACAATAAATAGGTAATTAtgcaaatacatacaaaaaagactaaagaaatccataaattcctgcattaataagacattaaataaataaatatgaaaataaaaaaaaacatatataaaatgtatataaaattacacGAATGTTGGGGAAAAAGGCTATGACAAATCGAAAGCTTATTTTTCCCCCTTTCAAACGTTTATTCATTTCTTGAACGTAGTTCCGTATTTACTTTTCCTCAGGTCAACATGCTAATGCGAATGATTGAATAAACATTCGGAAGAGGGGAAAATAATATTTCCCCAACACTattcattatttataaatttatttatgcaggaatttgtggattttataaacatttatttgtttatttgcatatttatttgtttattattttatttacgcTGAAATTTAtgcagaaatatttatttatttactcatttatttaaatatttgcgtatttatttatttattgtttttgcaggtttcgtcgCTACCCAGGGACTACATATGTAAATTAGCTTTgtagctaactctggcacaatatgtcatgttgtacattgtccctgtaaaaataaataaataaataaatgagtaaatagataaataaagtacagttgaaaacaaaaataaagttgaaaataaaaaaaattcagtaatCAAATAACATGTTCtgatcagaattattaaatccctttgaatatttttttttccttttttaaatatttcctaaatgatgtttaaaagagcaaggacgttttcaggagaaagtcttgtttgttttattttggctaaaagcagaataaataggaaaactaaaaaagcagtttttaattgttttaaataacattttaatgttaaaattattagtccctttaagctatatatttttcgatgtcttcagaacaaaccatcattatacaataacttgcctaattaccctaacctgcctagttaacctaattaacctaattaagcctttaactgtcactttaagctgaataaaattgtcttgaaaaaataactagtcaaatattatttactgttatcttggcaaagataaaattaatcagttattagaaatcagttattagaaattagttattaaaactattatgttcagaaatgtgttgaaaaaatcttctctcagaaATTgaaggggaaaataaacaggggggctaataattcaggggggctaataatcctgacttcaattGTTTATAACTCCAACTTCATATTGTAGATTCTGCAATGTGACTTTTGCAGATTCGTACATtgagatatcgatgctgaaactatatattgtgcagccgtaATTTCAATATGGAGTATAGCTTTTGTATAGAGTCACACAAACACATCCACTAATGAGGCATCAATGCATATATTTCAGTGGGATCTCTGCTTCAACAACTACATTACCTAATGAATTTCATCGACTTCATGTGACAAAGAAAACAATCTTGCAAAACATCTGCTCTCATGTGGCtcaatatatcttatttataACTGAATAGGATAAACAGGGTTGTCTCCAACTGTGTACTGTGCAAATTAACCAGCCAAGAGAACAGAGGGCTCTTTTCTTCCTAAAAAAAGAGAGGAGCAAACACAACAAGCAAGTCTGTTTCGCATTCACCAGAGTTGTGTGTCTGCACAATACCTCCAAACTGTCCGACCAAACACAGCAGTGCTTGTTAGACCTCATTAGTGACAGATTGACCCACTCTCTAATGATTATTGATTCATTATCTGAGAATAAACACGAACTGAGCAGCACAATGCTCACAAACATTCCCTCACCATCTGCAGTCTTGGTACAGGTGGTTGTTTTGTAGTCTGAAAACTCCTCTGTCCCGTCCTTTTGGATCATGACAGTGGAGGCCAATTTCTCTTCGTCTGTGGCATGATGGACTCGGTTGGACAGTTTAGACCCGGAGTCCTCCTGCACATCATTCTCCTGTGAATTCAAAAGTATATTAtagacatgatacactttatacacacCATGAATAATTATATTCATGTTATAAGAAGCTAAAATGCTAAGCATACTAAACAGCATTTCAATTCAGGTGAAATAATTGAACTGTCTTCAAAATTATTTATGGCATGTCAAACTTTGTTCTTAAAAATGTCTCTAGAACAAAAGCACGGGACATGGTGACCTGTTTTGGAAACTGCATCCAGTTTCTCTCCCTCACACACATGCAAACTATTGTCCTGGTTAAGAGAGGGCAGTAACATAGAGATACTGCATTTAATAAATGAGGGTTTGCTCAGACTAGAAtattgggagagagagagaaaaagagagagagagagagagagagagagagagagagagagactgtgagGAGCATCTTTGCTGAGTCACTGCAGTAACTATAGAGTCCAAGACAATACCGCAATCCTCGATTATATTTACTTGtgccacaaaaacacacacacagagacatattATGCACAGCTAACAAGATGAGATTAAACTATTCTCAAAATGCGCTGATAAAGATATGATTGATGATGATCTAACCACCAATCAAATAGTGTAATGTGAgtttaatattttcaaaatgtagttAGAGGTCCTTCAAGGGAAAATGTtgcaaactatataaaaaaagtcAAGAAAACTTTATGTTGATGTTTTAACAGATTTATTCTGTGTTACTAACATGGTTCTTTCCATTGCTAAGTGTATATTATCATGTTACAATTTACAAAACATTGCTAGAATATTGTTAACATGCTTTAACGCGCTGAGAAATATGGCTTTAACAAGTTGAATATTAGCAATAATAGCCACATAGAGAAAAATGCATACAATTTAGAGTTTATTGGAAATCTTACCTGATCACAGACATCCAGGACTAAGGACTGATTCTCATACTTCTTGACTTTACATGAATTCCTGCAGAAAGAATAGTTATTACATCAGTATATACatgtaagaaacatttttttcacaattGTAACTTTTTAAAGTCTACAGTATTGACATGTGCGGTAGGTTAATGGTATTATTACGTCAcagatattttatatattattattgatatattgACCTGGCTGTTGTTTACTCTTGACACTTGTCATGATGTTTTTCTCAAATTTAGAACATCTTGTCAATGGATAATGCACAGTTGTTCATAGACTTTTAAGTAAACATTGAGGAAAAGTtatcataaacaataataattaaaatcattaaaaacaatctttcattcataattttacaAATAGATATGTTTAAAATTATGCACCTTAGcatcaaataaaacacaacaaataaataaaaaaatcaaataaatcaaattgCCACACTTTTGTTGGTaggaaaatatattatatatatattttatatgcatccATTTAACTTTGATTTGCTAagattacttgatttagatgttgtgttgtccacatgcctcctcattcatttcccTTTTTCTGTGTTgtgtattgcttttatttattgtttaatcacatgtttttatttcacatgacttttcagggctaaaaatgatttaacaaattgatctctgaccacaccaaaaataaataaattattatttcttagccacaaattgtaaatgtgtcaaaacaagcaaaatatagctgtttacatgcactttttaattcaacaactgatctttaaaaataaattacatttaaaaataactattgtcatgtatctaaaatatgcacagtaatctgacctggctaaaggtcccagatcaccagttcaCTACACATAATTAgtgagttaatctcatattaaagcaatgttattgtaaaaaaaatataaaattaaattatattaacaaaaagaactgtaagcaaaagaaagcaggtaagaagAAACATGCaatgataatgaaaggatgatcacacacacactgtaaatgtTAGATCTgctaatctgttcaaagaataattaaaactAAGGCAGTGAccactgctgcttacaaaaggatatttttatatatttttgaggaCTGTGGGTGCAAGATCAttgctttttgtccagtctatttcaaagagaatcGATCGCAGCAGTTGCATTTCCATAAGGCACGGTTGCTTCGTGCAAGTAAACGGGGGCGTGCACGCTTTTTAAAAGTCGCGCGTATCACAACACCTGTGCGcgcaagtgatcatcctctcattctgtattcacctgctttcttttgctcacgcgAACAGTTTTTTTGTCAGtggtgctgcttctcgattctaagatcacatttgcacaaatatttagccatccttattgtcgaatcCTGCTTTTAATAGAACTGCAATTTAAGCGTTactttcaaccagccaaagtggctggtgggagtgtctgtctaacaGCTTACTCGCATTTGGTGGGTTGATAGCTGTTAATATCAAGccctatgtgtgtatgtgtatatatatatatatatatatatatatatatatatatatatatatatatatatatatatatatatatatatatatatatatatatatatatagatgttgATGTGCCTGCAAATGTGTTTAAAGCTAAAGCTTTAGCATAGGTGCTGCAGTCACACCTGTGGGTGTgattaaaaatgctaaattttgctaaaataataaatatatttaacatttaaactcCATTATATCCCATATAACCAGTATCATCAGCATTAGGGTGGCCAGTCAGCCTATTATCTAGATTTTAACACTTTAAATTCATTGGCTAACCACTCAAAAAATAGTGATAGTCATTCTATTCAAAACAAACAACCTACCATACTTATTTACAATCTACAAACCGATAAGTGCTTGATAATAACACTTCAGTGAAAATACCAATCTAAACTACTAATCTGCTAATCTGATGGTTACAGTGAAAGGGTCATACTTAAAAATCGTTACAAAACGCCCATGGTCTAAATCAATACTGTCTGCCTGAACAGTTTGAATACAATAAAATAAGACCTTCTGCCCTAGTTTGTTTGGAGGACTGATACTGCACGTGGTTCGTAGCCACAGGGCAGTTCAGCCTTCAGCAAAGCTCATGACATGCAATGGGACAGAAGAGGTTACAGTCATAGTACAGGAAAGGAGGGCAGGAGAGGATACTTACAATAGAAAACAGAGAAACCGCACTTGCTCAGTGGTCCTGAGGACGGTATGACAGAGGGAGGGACGGGGAGGGAGAAAGCAGACACAGAGAGGAGGGGATGTGGAGAGGGACGTGCCGTAAGACATTAGAGGGCAAAAACGAAGCATGAAAAAAAATTAGGTAGGAGTGAGATCAAGCTTCCTGGCTTCCCAAACAAATAGGAGCTGGTTAGTCAATGCCATAGTTTAGTGAAAAGTGTACAGCATGACAGTGTAAATATGACTGCCATGACATTTTTGACAGTAAACTGTGATATTGGGCCATGTGAAAGATGTGTGATTAGACTATCAGttgagatgtaaaaaaaaaacaaatagaacaccaacaataaaataaaaacacaaagtgAAAAGAATGTAACATGTTAGTGGATGCAAACTGCTCGCCCTTGCTAATTTTAGGCACAACAGCTAGCTAGGAACACAACACAAAGCCACAGATAAAACATACAACAGCTTTTATGGGTGTCTGTCAGGCATAATCACTCACGTGAGGATCCTGTCTTTGCTTTTTTTCGGAGACTGTCCAGCTTTCTTACGCTGCTCTGGAGTTCCGTCAGATTTGAGTTTCTCTGTTAGCTTCTCAGATGTTGGTTTAACAGAGTCACTTCCACCTAAAGACTTTGATGACTTAAAAGGGTCAACAGAGTCATCAAATGTATCTGGGTCAAAACTATACGATCCTTTAGGAAGCGTCGGCGAGCTGCTAAGTTTTTGTTTCCCACCAAATGGATCAAAGTTGGGATCGTCCCACTGATTTGGGTCAAAGTTGTAGGATTTTTTAGGAATAGGAATATCATCAACGTTGATGAGATCCGCGTTTTCAGGTGGTTGTTGGCTTTGTTCTGAGGATGTCTCTGGTAGTGGAGCTGCAGTTTCTGCAGCTTTTGGGCGCAGTTTTTTTGGAGTAGTCAGCTTGCTGCTTGTCTTTTTTCCAGACTTTTTGGGTGGGTCTGTCTTGACTTCAGTATCATCAAGTCCAAACTCAAGCAAAACTGGCTGTGCAGGCATTTCATCCATCAACTCTGATTTAGGAATACTCGCATTGGCAGGTGGAGAATTCTGCAACTTGGACCCACCAGTTGGAAATGGATTCATGGTTTCATTAACCTGATCAAGGTCAAAGTTATAGCTCCCCTTCGGAAGTATCGGAGGATCATCGTCCACCTCGTTGGGGTCAACACCATTCAGTGGGGACTTCACTTGGAGAGAAGGAGGTCTAACCTTGAGAGACTTGGTCTGTGGTTTTGATGATGGTTCCTCAATGTGACCATTGCAGATATTGCTGTGTTCTGTTGCACCTGCATCATCAGGATCAGGCTGGTCCACATCCATGTCAACAGATGAAAGCTGGTACTTAGGTTTCAGGGTTGGGGTGGAGTCCAGACTGCTCTGCCGCAGGACTGTTGCAGGTGCATCCTCAGCAAAGCTCTTTTCCAAGGTCAGATTCTGAGTTTTTGTTGTGATGGCAGTCAAATGATTTACATATTCTTCTGAGAAACCTGTAGAAAGTAGAAGAGGTATACTTCATATCACAGTCTAGATCATTTATAGAATTATCTTGTTGAAATATGGCAATAATATTTTGCAATATAGTACGTTCGCCTAATATACTATCAGGGAGTTTTCACTTTTCCTTTCATATATACTTAGAGCACATACTATTTGCTCTATTGTTCAACCTATAGGATATTTGAAGAACAGACTTCCTTACGACAGAAAAGGCAGGAAATGCTTCTGACAGGATGCAAAGAGCTGAACAATAGTCCTCTCTTCCCTTTCTTAGGCATAAAAATGCAGCAGCACAACTTTAGGCAACAATCAACGACAAAAGTAGTCTAGATGTTTCAACACACCCATTTCAGATGTACTAGAAATAAGACATGGCCTTTCTGTGTCATGACACTGCCTCTATACAACTTCAGTTGTAGTAACTATGTGTGAAATTGTGTCAGCACTCTTTCAGTAGCCATTATAACACACTTCTCATTGACAAACAGTCCCACTGGCAGTCATCGCTGGGTTTTGATGCAACAGCCTGTTGCTAAGAGACAGGAAgagatttatttataaatgagaTCTATGACTTTGCACTGACCTCAGATTGAGACGTACTAGCTGCTATCTGTTCTAAATATTTACATGCAAGAAAGAACATGTCTAGTGATGAGGAGAATGTTTCTCTAAGCTAAATAAGTCTAAATTCAGTTAGTGCCCCAACACATTAATCTTGGTGCTGATGGGTGTGACATGAGTTTGGGTTTGTTCGAGGGATATACTATAGAGGTTGAGGGTCAGGGTTGGTAACCAAAAGGTTTTAGGACTGATCCCAACAAGATTGTACTTTTAACTACTGAACAGACTAGCACAGACTGCTTCAGGGGATTGACCTGGAGTAAGTTGTTTAGGGTAGTCCTTCTCAAAAACTCTTAGAGGCCTAGACCCATTGCATATTTTACACGTCTATCTTATCTAAAACCAGTAATTCAACTCATCCTCCCACTAGTAAACTGCTGGAAGATCTGAATTTGTTGTGATTGATGATGGAAGATACACAAACTGTGCAGTAGTGAGGGTCCCTAGGACAGAATTGCGAAGACTGTTTTATGGTAACACTGCATGAAAATTGCTTTAATGCAACTTTAATGCCAGCACTGTCTAAACTGTCACACATTGGTATCTACCGTACATCCAAAAAGAAGAACTTGAGCTTTACCAACTACCATTTTAGGGAACTTGCTTTACATGTACAAAATGAACACAACTGTAGCCTTCAGCACAATATTGTTATCACAAAATCCCATCCACAGACCTTCCAATAGTTGGTCTACACCCAATCTTCCTCCTGCTTTCGCCAAGTTTTAACTTTCTTTTCCTCTTTGTGTCTTTTCCTCCACAGCTGGCACTACACTGTCCTTCGCTGTTCAACGAGATATCAGGCTGCCCTTCTCATCGAGGACATAAAAACATTCAGTTCAGCACTTTTTAAAAGTCTCTGGGGTTGCTCTTGTCATCACGTCCAGAGGTCAAGGCTCCTTGGTATCTGCGTATAGGATAGTCTACTTTGGAAAACAAAACGTTTCGACAAACCTCCACAAGTGGCAGTCATGAAATTGATTTCCATTTGAAGAGGTGCCCCTTAGTTGGGATCTTGTCCTGTGCTCCCCATGGGTCAAATGCAAAGCACTCTGGCAATAATGTTTGTATAGAATGCACACTTCAGTCATCATTACAGATTACAGAGGCAGGGGCTCAAGACCCCTGATCCTTTCAGTCTCTGAAAGCTATGGTTGGCATGTGAACATGCGAATCATCAGGCACAATGTGAACGGTTATGCAACCAGTGCTAGTAGCCGTGACTAGAGCTTCCTCTTTGTGGTGGGAGTGTTATGCCTTGACCATGTTTATTTCATCAAAGTGAGCAGGAATTGCATCAGTCTGCATGAACTAACACAACACAAATGCTTCCATCTCCAACCCAATGAGATACTTGTCAGAATGGTTTGATTATATAACAATGGtaaaaataataagaacactTATCCCTGGCAAATATATAATGCTGTCACATATATTAATGAATTCAGTCTTAAAGAACAATAACAATGACCATGTGCATGACTGAGCATTATGGTTAGGAAAGGCAATTCTACAGTAAATAATGCATATTCTCTATCGTCTGAAAGAAACTAATGTCTGACTAAGATGCAGCAGGATTTAGTGCCTTGGGAAGGGACAAAAGAAGCCTTCTGTTTACATAACCACAAATTCTGGCTAAAGCGCTGCTAGCCATGAAAACGTTTATTCCAGACAGCTAGCACTGGAGTGTGTCTGTACTGCTGAGAGGATGAGGATGTCTGTGGTGGAAACTGGATTGTGCGCAGCAGGAGCCAAACTTTTACTGTCGGTCTGCTCAAGCAATCCAAACCACGACACGTAGGCTTGGAAAAACTGCCTTTTTTAGCCTGAAGTATGCTGCAAATCACAACAAAACTTTCTCAAAAACTTGGCATTTTAGTTTTCTAGATGTAAACTAAAAGACAGCATTAGTAAATTAGAAAAATGGTGAGCTAGCAAAATTTCAATGAGTTCaaatgtgtgtgtcagtgtgtctgtgtgtgtcatttAGAGAAAAGATCTAAATCACATGATGTTCGTGCCTGCAAGCCTTTGACCTTGTCCATTGATAAAAGTGCTGTGAGTGGAGCGAATGCTTTTGTTCAATTCCAAACTCTTGAATTCCAAGCTGTGCGCTTTTCCCACACTGGGTCAGGGGCCTCTCTTTACCCAAAACTCTATTTTCCAACCTCAAAACCTCCTCCACTTAAGTAACTAATACTGTTTGCACTGTTTTGATTCTAGCTGAGGCCAGATTGTGTCGTCCTGCTGAATCTCTGTAACGTAAAACACAGAAACTCATCCACAAAGAGCTTCACTCAGACTCTAAAATAAGATTTCAAAATGCgaaaaaaaataacaagataCACATGTTTTCATGTACATGCATATGGTAGAGACGAGTCAGATTTAAGTGTGTTTATGGGATTTTAATGGGCAGAAAAACGCCTCAAAAAGAGTCTGGAGACTTGCAGCTGTTTTCAGTTAGTTATATGGTGCACTGCCCTGAAATTGGACACATGTCTGAAGGTGGAGAggaaaatataaagaaaacaagCTTTTCTACAAACTTTTCTAGATAAGGAAATGGAACTGAAATCTGCTGTCAAAATCGagcttttattttacagcctgTTGAGGCCTTATACTGTAAATCACAGTGGCTAAAGCATAAACAACTCATTCTTCTAAacaattttatcttttttttatatttgatttgttATAATGAAAGATTTTGGGGCATGAAGAAATGTGTATGATTGATTATTCTTAGTAATAAATGAATCAGGCTAAATTTATTTGCTTCCTTTTAAGCAAATTATCTGTgctaacattttaatgtaattaatatcAATACGCCTACTCGAATTTTAAGGTAAAGCATCAATTAATATTAGGAATTACATGAAATCCTATCAGCAATACTATTAAGATTGATCCATAAAAAAAATCCAGCATTTACAAATTGCTCACAAACCACTAAGGGATATACGTTCTGCATGTTTCCATGGCAACAACACATTGCGTGAGAGCAGCAGAAGCATGTGTAGTGGCAGGTGCTTTGTACATCTACCGTGTGATTCTCAGTTATAGGAGGTCTTACTTTACCTGAGCtctctgtgattggctgatccaGTGCTGATAGTTCTTTAAATGGCTGATGGACAGGTGTCTCAGCTTCAGGCGTCTCAAACTGTCCTTCTGAATCCGAACTAATGGAAAAATAAAGAGTCCTGTTAGTCACAGCACAGTTCTTAGAACTTTACTATGTTGACAATAGAGCTTTGCAATGGTTATTTGGCACAGTTTGATTTAAATCAGATAAATGATGCTCATCTCAGAACAAGTAAAAAATTCATCATCAGATCATCAAGTGACatcaatatttaataaaacattttgcatATTAGCTTTAGCCTTTGGCAAAACAAAAGTAAACTAAGCACATCATGTCCTCATTAAATAGTAACAATGTATCCCAGCTGCTACACCAGTACTTTCTGCAATATTCACTTTATCTGCTGTGTTGTATGTGGTAAGAAGAGCTTTTTACATAAAAGGAGTAGGTCACTTGAAAATGAATCACTTTTGACGAATTACGAactcatcctcatgttgttcccaAACCCATATGCTTTTATTTCTTCCATGGAAAAACAAAGAATGCATTATGCATTACACTCTCAAGTTTCAGAGAGGACACATAAAAGTGTCACTAAA
This window harbors:
- the tacc1 gene encoding transforming acidic coiled-coil-containing protein 1 isoform X3 codes for the protein MGGSQSKKSNGTNSLKQNSISISDSEGQFETPEAETPVHQPFKELSALDQPITESSGFSEEYVNHLTAITTKTQNLTLEKSFAEDAPATVLRQSSLDSTPTLKPKYQLSSVDMDVDQPDPDDAGATEHSNICNGHIEEPSSKPQTKSLKVRPPSLQVKSPLNGVDPNEVDDDPPILPKGSYNFDLDQVNETMNPFPTGGSKLQNSPPANASIPKSELMDEMPAQPVLLEFGLDDTEVKTDPPKKSGKKTSSKLTTPKKLRPKAAETAAPLPETSSEQSQQPPENADLINVDDIPIPKKSYNFDPNQWDDPNFDPFGGKQKLSSSPTLPKGSYSFDPDTFDDSVDPFKSSKSLGGSDSVKPTSEKLTEKLKSDGTPEQRKKAGQSPKKSKDRILTTTEQVRFLCFLLNSCKVKKYENQSLVLDVCDQENDVQEDSGSKLSNRVHHATDEEKLASTVMIQKDGTEEFSDYKTTTCTKTADDLPVGITEQFEEKDLSSPSESLCKSYTLSSSDSETIVKTSPGLDSIPLSEIDKAAVLTLIREEIIAKEIEANEWKRKYEEGKLEVTEMRKIVDEYEKTVAQMIEDEQRKNIGSQKSVQQLTLERDQALADLNSVERSLSDLFRRYENMKTVLEGFKKNEEVLKKCAQDYLTRVRQEEQRYQTLKIHAEEKLDKANEEIAQVRSKANAESVALNASLRKEQMKVDSLERALEQKNQEIEELTKICDELIAKLGTTD
- the tacc1 gene encoding transforming acidic coiled-coil-containing protein 1 isoform X5, whose translation is MDVDQPDPDDAGATEHSNICNGHIEEPSSKPQTKSLKVRPPSLQVKSPLNGVDPNEVDDDPPILPKGSYNFDLDQVNETMNPFPTGGSKLQNSPPANASIPKSELMDEMPAQPVLLEFGLDDTEVKTDPPKKSGKKTSSKLTTPKKLRPKAAETAAPLPETSSEQSQQPPENADLINVDDIPIPKKSYNFDPNQWDDPNFDPFGGKQKLSSSPTLPKGSYSFDPDTFDDSVDPFKSSKSLGGSDSVKPTSEKLTEKLKSDGTPEQRKKAGQSPKKSKDRILTTTEQVRFLCFLLNSCKVKKYENQSLVLDVCDQENDVQEDSGSKLSNRVHHATDEEKLASTVMIQKDGTEEFSDYKTTTCTKTADDLPVGITEQFEEKDLSSPSESLCKSYTLSSSDSETIVKTSPGLDSIPLSEIDKAAVLTLIREEIIAKEIEANEWKRKYEEGKLEVTEMRKIVDEYEKTVAQMIEDEQRKNIGSQKSVQQLTLERDQALADLNSVERSLSDLFRRYENMKTVLEGFKKNEEVLKKCAQDYLTRVRQEEQRYQTLKIHAEEKLDKANEEIAQVRSKANAESVALNASLRKEQMKVDSLERALEQKNQEIEELTKICDELIAKLGTTD
- the tacc1 gene encoding transforming acidic coiled-coil-containing protein 1 isoform X1, which encodes MSWLSPVQWAKWTWSAVRGGGEEEGETDLGMDDEPLTEEARETIPRYQEDDERSHGCSSDSEGQFETPEAETPVHQPFKELSALDQPITESSGFSEEYVNHLTAITTKTQNLTLEKSFAEDAPATVLRQSSLDSTPTLKPKYQLSSVDMDVDQPDPDDAGATEHSNICNGHIEEPSSKPQTKSLKVRPPSLQVKSPLNGVDPNEVDDDPPILPKGSYNFDLDQVNETMNPFPTGGSKLQNSPPANASIPKSELMDEMPAQPVLLEFGLDDTEVKTDPPKKSGKKTSSKLTTPKKLRPKAAETAAPLPETSSEQSQQPPENADLINVDDIPIPKKSYNFDPNQWDDPNFDPFGGKQKLSSSPTLPKGSYSFDPDTFDDSVDPFKSSKSLGGSDSVKPTSEKLTEKLKSDGTPEQRKKAGQSPKKSKDRILTTTEQVRFLCFLLNSCKVKKYENQSLVLDVCDQENDVQEDSGSKLSNRVHHATDEEKLASTVMIQKDGTEEFSDYKTTTCTKTADDLPVGITEQFEEKDLSSPSESLCKSYTLSSSDSETIVKTSPGLDSIPLSEIDKAAVLTLIREEIIAKEIEANEWKRKYEEGKLEVTEMRKIVDEYEKTVAQMIEDEQRKNIGSQKSVQQLTLERDQALADLNSVERSLSDLFRRYENMKTVLEGFKKNEEVLKKCAQDYLTRVRQEEQRYQTLKIHAEEKLDKANEEIAQVRSKANAESVALNASLRKEQMKVDSLERALEQKNQEIEELTKICDELIAKLGTTD